The following proteins come from a genomic window of Pyxidicoccus sp. MSG2:
- a CDS encoding NUDIX hydrolase, with amino-acid sequence MPYTPIIGTLGYVMSPDRQRVLLIHRNARPDDAHYGKYNGLGGKMDRDEDVAACMRREIREEAGIECVEMVLRGTLSWPGFGKKGEDWLGFVFRIDRFEGTPLERNPEGSLSWVPVVDLPKLNLWDGDRHFLPLVFDGDSRPFHGVMPYEGGRAVSWSFTRL; translated from the coding sequence ATGCCCTACACGCCCATCATCGGAACGCTCGGCTACGTGATGTCGCCGGACCGGCAGCGGGTGCTGCTCATCCACCGCAACGCGCGGCCGGATGATGCGCACTACGGCAAGTACAACGGCCTGGGCGGGAAGATGGATCGCGACGAGGACGTGGCCGCGTGCATGCGCCGCGAGATTCGCGAGGAGGCCGGCATCGAGTGCGTGGAGATGGTGCTGCGCGGCACCCTCTCCTGGCCCGGCTTCGGGAAGAAGGGGGAGGACTGGCTCGGCTTCGTCTTCCGCATCGACCGCTTCGAGGGCACGCCCCTGGAGCGCAACCCGGAGGGCTCGCTGTCCTGGGTCCCCGTGGTGGACCTGCCGAAGCTGAACCTGTGGGACGGAGACAGGCACTTCCTGCCGCTCGTGTTCGACGGGGACTCGCGGCCCTTCCATGGCGTCATGCCGTACGAGGGCGGCCGCGCGGTGAGCTGGTCCTTCACGCGGCTATAA
- a CDS encoding PepSY-associated TM helix domain-containing protein: protein MNSIFRNILFWIHLVVGIVAGLVIATMSLTGAAIAFESQILEWAERDARQVQVPAPDAARLSVDELLTCVRAARPDAQPSGVTVYPEPDAAVLVNLGRESLVYVNPYTGEVKDGGAEGWRNFFHVNEELHRWLAASGDNRAVGKALTGASNIVFLFLAVSGLYLWWPRKWTLRAMRPSLWFRRGLKGKARDWNWHNVIGFWSLPVIIVLTTSGMVISYRWASDLVFKMTGNPPPANQGPPGAQAGVKLPTPPPGAEKLKLDALFAEARKGTPEWKSVSLRLGGAPRPAGPQGAQARTAEGGQGPQAQAAERAPGQDGPRGQPPAGGGRGGESRGGGESRGGGESRGGGESRGGGVEALTFTVREQGAWPLFASTQVSLDPFTGQVAKQEGYADYNSGRKLRTWLRFLHTGEALGWLGQLVAAIASLGGSVLVYTGFALAWRRFFPRRSTRTVSASEAASVQAEPETTA from the coding sequence ATGAACAGCATCTTTCGCAACATCCTCTTCTGGATTCACCTGGTGGTGGGCATCGTCGCCGGACTCGTCATCGCGACCATGTCGCTGACCGGGGCGGCGATTGCCTTCGAGTCGCAGATCCTGGAGTGGGCCGAGCGCGATGCGCGCCAGGTGCAGGTGCCCGCGCCGGACGCGGCCCGGCTCTCCGTGGACGAGCTGCTGACGTGCGTGCGCGCCGCCCGTCCGGACGCGCAGCCCTCGGGCGTGACGGTGTACCCGGAGCCCGACGCGGCGGTGCTGGTGAACCTGGGCCGCGAGAGCCTCGTCTACGTGAATCCGTACACGGGCGAGGTGAAGGACGGCGGCGCGGAAGGGTGGCGCAACTTCTTCCACGTGAATGAGGAGCTGCACCGGTGGCTCGCGGCGTCGGGTGACAACCGCGCGGTGGGCAAGGCCCTCACGGGCGCGAGCAACATCGTGTTCCTCTTCCTCGCCGTGTCCGGCCTGTATCTGTGGTGGCCGCGAAAGTGGACGCTGCGCGCCATGCGGCCGTCGCTGTGGTTCCGGCGCGGGCTCAAGGGCAAGGCGCGCGACTGGAACTGGCACAACGTCATCGGCTTCTGGTCGCTGCCGGTCATCATCGTCCTCACCACGTCTGGCATGGTCATCTCGTACCGGTGGGCGTCGGACCTGGTGTTCAAGATGACGGGCAATCCGCCGCCCGCGAACCAGGGCCCGCCGGGAGCACAGGCAGGGGTGAAGCTGCCCACGCCGCCCCCGGGTGCGGAGAAGCTCAAGCTGGACGCGCTCTTCGCCGAGGCGCGCAAGGGCACTCCCGAGTGGAAGTCCGTCTCGCTGCGACTGGGTGGCGCGCCGCGCCCCGCGGGTCCGCAGGGCGCGCAGGCCCGCACCGCCGAGGGTGGCCAGGGTCCGCAGGCGCAGGCCGCTGAGCGAGCTCCGGGGCAGGACGGCCCCCGTGGTCAGCCGCCGGCGGGTGGCGGTCGTGGCGGTGAGTCGCGTGGCGGCGGTGAGTCGCGTGGCGGTGGTGAGTCGCGTGGCGGTGGTGAGTCGCGTGGCGGCGGCGTGGAGGCCCTCACCTTCACCGTGCGCGAGCAGGGGGCGTGGCCGCTCTTTGCGTCGACGCAGGTGTCGTTGGATCCGTTCACCGGCCAGGTGGCGAAACAGGAGGGCTACGCGGACTACAACAGCGGCCGCAAGCTGCGCACGTGGCTGCGCTTCCTCCACACGGGCGAGGCGCTCGGGTGGCTGGGGCAGCTCGTCGCCGCCATCGCCTCGCTCGGGGGCTCGGTCCTCGTGTACACGGGCTTCGCCCTCGCGTGGCGCCGCTTCTTCCCGCGCCGCAGCACCCGCACCGTCTCTGCCTCCGAAGCCGCCTCCGTACAGGCGGAGCCGGAGACCACCGCGTAA
- a CDS encoding energy transducer TonB, with product MRTILSFDYPAMEDARTAPVERARPAVGLFRMGEAAPGEAPSKRWGQAVVVAVAVHVAALAAGVMFASARPEKAPTKPEPELVFLTFAPPPPAPASAGAAKVEKAPRPTKARTPRPVERQFVAPVPKPIPEPVEPEPPVDVAPSEPTEEAPAANVGEVVGGVVGGVIGGQQGGVVGASGGTGEALGLKQVSRPPAVLKQVAPDYPRRARSDGIQGLVVVRIIIGTDGKVEPENTRVIRSVPALDQAAIDAVSRWRFSPALGREGRPVRVIIEIPVEFSLK from the coding sequence ATGAGAACGATTCTCAGTTTCGACTACCCGGCAATGGAGGACGCGCGGACCGCGCCGGTGGAGCGCGCGCGGCCCGCGGTGGGGCTGTTCCGCATGGGCGAAGCGGCCCCGGGCGAGGCTCCGTCGAAGCGCTGGGGCCAGGCCGTGGTGGTCGCCGTGGCCGTGCACGTCGCGGCGCTCGCAGCCGGGGTGATGTTCGCGTCCGCGCGGCCGGAGAAGGCCCCCACGAAGCCGGAGCCAGAGCTGGTGTTCCTCACCTTCGCGCCGCCGCCGCCCGCGCCCGCCAGCGCGGGAGCCGCCAAGGTGGAGAAGGCGCCGCGCCCGACGAAGGCGCGCACCCCGCGCCCCGTGGAGCGCCAGTTCGTCGCGCCCGTGCCGAAGCCCATCCCCGAGCCCGTGGAGCCCGAGCCTCCCGTCGACGTCGCGCCGTCCGAGCCCACGGAAGAGGCTCCGGCGGCCAACGTGGGTGAGGTGGTGGGTGGCGTGGTGGGGGGTGTCATTGGTGGACAGCAAGGCGGGGTGGTGGGCGCTTCGGGCGGGACGGGCGAGGCCCTCGGGCTGAAGCAGGTGTCGCGTCCCCCGGCCGTGCTCAAGCAAGTGGCTCCGGACTACCCGCGCCGCGCGCGCTCGGATGGCATCCAAGGGCTGGTGGTGGTGCGCATCATCATCGGGACGGACGGGAAGGTGGAGCCCGAGAACACCCGGGTGATCCGCTCCGTGCCCGCGCTGGACCAGGCGGCCATCGACGCGGTCAGCCGCTGGCGCTTCTCCCCGGCGCTCGGGCGCGAGGGCCGGCCGGTGCGCGTCATCATCGAGATTCCCGTCGAGTTCTCCCTGAAGTGA